The Mechercharimyces sp. CAU 1602 genome includes a region encoding these proteins:
- a CDS encoding NAD-dependent epimerase/dehydratase family protein: MKVLVTGGAGFIGSHIVDQLLTRGDQVVVIDNLITGDERRVRAESAFYNMDIGDPRLVDVLNREKVDAVIHQAAQNNVPDSIADTSYDAKVNIMGTIHLLEACRQADVRKIVYASSAALYGNPAYLPIDEDHPVSPLSPYGISKRTAEDYLQVFGELYGLAWTSLRYANVFGARQDLKGEGAVIPIFMDKLLHGETLRIEGDGEQTRDYIYVEDVAAANILALEYGDQHILNIGTGVQTSLNQLVKEISEVTAMEMEIKHVSARVGDIRHSYFAVDRAEQVLNWSANINLRQGLERAFAYYRQKQQEYQG, from the coding sequence ATGAAGGTTTTGGTTACAGGTGGGGCTGGATTTATCGGTTCTCATATTGTAGATCAATTATTGACCCGGGGTGATCAGGTAGTCGTAATTGATAACCTGATTACCGGTGATGAGCGACGTGTGCGAGCAGAGAGTGCTTTTTATAATATGGATATTGGCGATCCGCGCTTGGTGGACGTGTTAAATAGAGAAAAAGTAGATGCTGTTATCCATCAGGCGGCACAAAATAATGTTCCCGATTCTATAGCAGATACTTCTTATGATGCCAAGGTAAATATTATGGGGACGATACATTTGTTAGAGGCTTGCCGGCAGGCAGATGTAAGGAAGATAGTATATGCTTCTTCGGCTGCTCTATACGGCAACCCAGCATATCTCCCTATTGATGAGGATCATCCGGTTTCCCCACTTTCTCCCTATGGCATTTCTAAACGAACAGCCGAAGATTATTTGCAGGTGTTTGGAGAACTGTATGGGTTAGCTTGGACTTCATTGCGGTATGCCAACGTGTTTGGAGCGCGTCAAGATCTGAAAGGTGAGGGAGCGGTGATCCCTATTTTTATGGATAAATTGTTGCATGGCGAAACACTGCGGATTGAAGGGGATGGTGAACAGACCAGAGATTATATATATGTGGAAGATGTTGCAGCAGCCAATATACTTGCATTAGAATATGGCGATCAACATATCTTAAACATTGGGACTGGAGTTCAAACTTCACTTAATCAATTAGTGAAGGAAATAAGTGAAGTAACAGCGATGGAGATGGAGATTAAACACGTATCTGCACGTGTAGGTGATATTCGTCATAGTTATTTTGCGGTCGATCGTGCAGAGCAGGTATTAAACTGGTCTGCCAACATTAATTTACGCCAAGGATTGGAACGAGCGTTTGCTTATTATCGCCAGAAACAACAGGAATATCAAGGATAA
- a CDS encoding O-antigen ligase family protein encodes MKTRLGTGLRNPYGEYLFICVVIAALLGPVIGIEIPLSGEQTMVITLFRLSLFGLILLLVWEGWQRNINSNLSLLSSYGFIFLVWLGYAVLSLLWSRDIVAGVRYVLYLSMMMGYAWLFPLLLRSEKSVRAMVRVIAMTVTVILSFAFIESITYFHLPTSRYWKIEGIPFITSVFTNQNDLATFITLLIPFILTSFYLLPLGWRGKAWAYLLLVLSLYCLIGTGSRINNLIVFPLVVAVWLISLPFTVKKSVLGDWKMWRNAGVIAASVLIVTGLSCHLLLPDFVKTKIGTTFGLYEDLKPQAWEMPAQAEEMIAGGGDRSVETRKMLILNGVFFLKESAGVGVGAGNVEPYMSKMNNVNEKSNMHNWWMEILVNFGVFIFLLYLLFYFHFLLSLYRRAGKRAQTSSWLRWGLLSSALSLTGFLLGGMAPSTVIHFTPMWTVIGLGLAMLLLYRRGDKDVIVGSE; translated from the coding sequence ATGAAGACACGATTGGGAACAGGCCTGCGAAATCCCTATGGGGAGTATTTGTTTATATGTGTGGTGATAGCGGCATTATTGGGGCCAGTTATCGGGATTGAGATTCCGCTATCAGGTGAACAAACGATGGTGATCACCTTGTTTCGTCTCTCCCTATTCGGTTTGATCCTGCTCTTGGTATGGGAAGGGTGGCAGAGGAATATAAATTCCAACTTGTCTCTTCTTTCCTCTTACGGATTCATTTTTCTTGTGTGGCTTGGGTATGCAGTTCTTTCATTGTTATGGAGTAGAGATATCGTTGCAGGAGTGCGTTACGTGCTGTATTTAAGCATGATGATGGGGTACGCATGGTTGTTTCCCTTGTTGTTACGCTCTGAGAAGAGTGTGCGAGCAATGGTCCGGGTGATAGCGATGACGGTTACGGTCATTTTAAGCTTCGCATTTATTGAATCGATTACTTATTTTCACCTTCCTACTTCGCGTTACTGGAAGATAGAGGGCATTCCTTTTATCACTTCTGTATTCACCAATCAGAACGATCTAGCAACGTTTATTACTCTTTTGATCCCTTTTATCTTAACCAGTTTTTATCTGCTTCCCTTAGGTTGGCGTGGGAAAGCGTGGGCATATCTATTACTTGTGCTCAGCCTGTACTGTTTGATCGGGACGGGATCTCGTATCAACAATTTGATCGTCTTTCCATTGGTGGTAGCAGTATGGCTGATAAGCTTACCCTTTACAGTAAAAAAGAGTGTGTTGGGTGATTGGAAAATGTGGCGAAATGCGGGAGTAATAGCAGCTTCAGTGCTGATCGTGACGGGTTTGTCATGTCATTTGTTATTGCCCGACTTTGTTAAAACCAAGATCGGAACAACATTTGGCTTATATGAGGATCTAAAACCGCAAGCGTGGGAGATGCCCGCACAGGCAGAAGAGATGATTGCTGGTGGTGGCGATCGCAGTGTTGAAACGAGGAAAATGTTGATTCTCAACGGAGTCTTCTTCTTAAAAGAAAGCGCAGGTGTTGGGGTCGGGGCAGGTAATGTAGAACCATATATGAGCAAGATGAACAATGTTAACGAGAAGTCTAACATGCACAATTGGTGGATGGAGATCCTCGTAAACTTTGGTGTTTTTATTTTTCTGCTCTATTTGCTATTTTATTTTCACTTTCTCCTCTCTCTTTATCGAAGAGCGGGCAAGCGTGCACAAACTTCATCGTGGTTACGCTGGGGTCTGCTCTCATCGGCGCTCTCGTTAACTGGATTTCTCCTTGGGGGAATGGCTCCCAGCACAGTGATTCACTTTACTCCTATGTGGACTGTAATTGGGCTGGGGTTGGCAATGTTGCTGCTGTACCGACGGGGTGATAAAGATGTCATAGTTGGATCAGAGTGA
- a CDS encoding glycosyltransferase family 4 protein — MRDKGKVFIFSSVHRYDDVRIFHKQALSLVQAGYCVEIHAPADFDEQFIQGVYVKGMKPARNRCHRLWQGWQLYRRGLSSKADLFHFHDPELLYWGWKLGQKSGRPVIYDAHEDLPKQIHTKPWIPLWLRPWVSTWVKRVEKRLARHMSAVVTATNSIAASFQMEGVSQVTVIKNYPLPFKGKPMLEMSGENALLYVGGISYLRGYREMIAMMERLPADLAPTLHLIGPLQHIEVSVEEIEKLRQQGIYLHGRIPFDEVQNWLASGAVGMVCLHPLENYRESLPIKLFEYMAAGIPVVATDFPLWRDIVVGNQCGVVVDPLNPEEMAEEVLKLLQDKGLRNRMGENGKRAYQREFNWKQEANKLITLYSSLISKRDVN; from the coding sequence GTGAGAGATAAGGGAAAAGTATTTATCTTTAGCTCTGTACATCGATATGACGATGTGCGTATCTTTCATAAACAAGCGCTCTCATTAGTTCAGGCTGGATATTGTGTGGAAATACACGCACCGGCAGATTTTGACGAACAGTTTATTCAAGGTGTATATGTCAAAGGAATGAAGCCAGCTCGTAACCGCTGTCATCGGTTATGGCAGGGATGGCAATTGTATCGAAGGGGTTTATCTAGTAAGGCAGACTTATTTCACTTTCATGATCCAGAATTACTTTATTGGGGATGGAAATTGGGGCAAAAGAGCGGCAGGCCTGTAATATATGACGCTCATGAAGATTTGCCTAAGCAAATACATACCAAACCTTGGATTCCTTTATGGCTTCGTCCATGGGTTTCTACATGGGTAAAAAGAGTGGAGAAACGATTAGCGCGTCACATGTCGGCCGTTGTTACTGCTACTAACTCGATCGCAGCATCTTTTCAGATGGAAGGTGTCTCCCAAGTGACAGTAATCAAAAACTATCCACTACCATTTAAAGGGAAACCGATGTTGGAGATGAGTGGAGAGAACGCCCTTCTCTATGTGGGTGGAATCTCCTATCTGCGTGGGTATAGGGAAATGATCGCCATGATGGAACGACTGCCGGCCGACCTAGCACCTACCTTACACCTGATTGGCCCTTTACAGCATATTGAGGTGAGTGTGGAGGAAATAGAGAAGTTACGGCAACAGGGGATTTACCTACATGGACGCATTCCCTTTGATGAAGTACAGAATTGGCTTGCATCAGGGGCAGTAGGAATGGTTTGTCTGCATCCGCTTGAAAATTACCGTGAATCATTACCCATTAAACTATTTGAATATATGGCAGCTGGCATCCCTGTGGTGGCAACTGATTTTCCGCTGTGGCGTGACATCGTAGTGGGAAATCAATGTGGAGTAGTCGTTGATCCCCTTAATCCAGAGGAGATGGCAGAAGAAGTACTAAAATTGCTGCAGGATAAAGGCTTGCGCAATCGCATGGGTGAAAATGGAAAGAGAGCGTATCAAAGAGAGTTTAATTGGAAGCAGGAAGCAAATAAGTTGATCACCCTATATTCCTCACTTATTTCAAAAAGGGACGTGAATTAG
- a CDS encoding alkaline phosphatase, which translates to MNRQESVNRGRRVFLKSLLTGSAIVVAQSMGGGLLTQVFAQTGQGGVKRYDLPQFQARFIEGVGFEQSVASGDPTSSGAVLWTRVDPAIAGGVRERSYDAQWVQWLDHSSSPPTETIRNAIMDGQFVQLEVSTQPSFSQVEFQCFTPIWGDFDQVVKVDVDGHLDPNQTYYYRFITKSGHVSQTGRFKTLPPEGASLSSTKFAYVSCQDYTSGYYYPYRMLAEEELDFVVHLGDYIYESVSDPSYQNPLPDRQIQLPSGEVKAYSLEDYRTVYRTMRADNDLQRLHEQHAMIAIWDDHEFANNSYFPAVAPDDESSSNPTRRRCANQAWFEYMPARVTFEMERNFSDFRIYRSFKVGDLLELILTDQRLFRSALPCGNDVLDIHFTRGCEQIFAEDQSMLGHPHSGQRDWFLQQMITSKRVWKVWANEVQFTPLKLLGRYLNLDAWDGYSSEREYITSEIKRAGVKNWITITGDLHTYEAGLIKEDYKHDHDRDAVGVEFMVGSITSYHLADIVTLILPNWKRLFELLRGKKGSKKYSPASSPLPLTVVEEILVQPEMRKEIEDEIEDQRKRAMKEGREQIFGEEFLEKIIRFIVKRILAGAIYAANPWIKWFDSTTHGYAILELSHRKATWSAYGVEDVRKKKSPRKKLLFQCEVPRDQVKLDVLKD; encoded by the coding sequence ATGAATCGTCAAGAGAGTGTTAACCGTGGTAGGAGAGTCTTTCTTAAATCTTTATTAACCGGCTCGGCAATTGTTGTGGCACAAAGTATGGGTGGCGGGCTGTTGACACAAGTATTTGCTCAGACGGGTCAAGGGGGAGTAAAAAGGTATGATCTTCCGCAGTTTCAAGCACGTTTTATTGAAGGCGTAGGGTTTGAACAATCGGTTGCATCAGGTGATCCTACATCGAGCGGTGCCGTACTGTGGACGAGAGTAGATCCTGCTATCGCTGGTGGAGTGAGGGAGCGATCGTACGATGCGCAGTGGGTACAGTGGTTAGATCATTCATCTTCTCCACCGACGGAGACAATCAGAAATGCGATTATGGATGGGCAGTTCGTGCAACTTGAAGTATCGACACAACCATCGTTTTCACAGGTGGAGTTTCAGTGCTTTACTCCCATTTGGGGCGATTTTGACCAAGTGGTGAAAGTAGATGTGGATGGTCACCTCGATCCCAACCAAACGTATTATTATCGGTTTATCACAAAGTCTGGTCATGTAAGTCAGACTGGACGTTTTAAAACACTACCGCCAGAGGGTGCTTCACTTTCTTCCACTAAATTTGCGTATGTGAGTTGTCAGGATTATACCAGTGGGTATTATTACCCATATCGAATGCTAGCGGAGGAAGAATTGGATTTTGTCGTGCATCTAGGTGATTATATTTATGAATCAGTAAGTGATCCGTCATATCAAAACCCACTTCCAGATCGACAAATCCAGTTGCCTAGTGGAGAGGTAAAAGCCTACTCCTTGGAGGACTATCGTACAGTTTATCGCACAATGCGTGCAGATAATGATCTCCAGCGTTTGCATGAGCAACATGCGATGATAGCAATCTGGGATGATCATGAGTTTGCTAATAACTCTTATTTTCCAGCAGTTGCCCCTGATGATGAGTCTTCTTCAAATCCAACGCGGCGCCGTTGTGCAAACCAGGCTTGGTTTGAATATATGCCTGCTCGTGTTACTTTTGAGATGGAGCGTAACTTTTCGGATTTTCGTATCTATCGTTCATTTAAAGTAGGGGATCTTCTTGAGTTGATCTTAACGGATCAGCGTCTCTTTCGCAGTGCTCTACCTTGTGGGAATGATGTGTTAGATATCCACTTTACACGTGGATGTGAACAAATTTTTGCAGAGGATCAAAGTATGTTAGGGCATCCTCACAGTGGACAGCGAGATTGGTTTTTACAACAGATGATAACTTCAAAGAGGGTGTGGAAGGTATGGGCGAACGAAGTTCAGTTTACTCCACTTAAGCTGTTAGGACGCTATCTCAATCTGGATGCTTGGGATGGTTATAGTAGTGAACGAGAGTATATCACTTCTGAGATCAAGCGAGCGGGTGTGAAAAACTGGATTACGATCACGGGAGATCTGCATACTTATGAAGCGGGATTGATCAAGGAAGATTATAAGCATGATCACGATCGAGATGCCGTCGGGGTTGAGTTTATGGTAGGCTCTATCACCTCCTATCATTTAGCGGATATCGTGACGTTGATTCTTCCCAATTGGAAGAGGCTCTTTGAATTACTAAGAGGAAAGAAGGGGAGTAAGAAGTATTCACCAGCCTCTAGTCCTCTTCCTCTGACAGTGGTTGAAGAGATTTTAGTACAACCGGAGATGAGAAAAGAGATTGAAGATGAGATTGAAGATCAACGCAAACGAGCGATGAAAGAAGGGCGGGAACAAATTTTTGGAGAGGAGTTTTTAGAGAAAATTATTCGTTTTATCGTCAAAAGAATATTGGCAGGAGCAATATATGCAGCTAATCCATGGATCAAATGGTTTGATAGTACGACACATGGATATGCCATCTTGGAGCTGAGCCATCGGAAGGCAACGTGGTCCGCATATGGAGTGGAAGATGTACGAAAAAAGAAGAGCCCAAGGAAGAAGCTCCTCTTTCAATGTGAAGTTCCACGGGATCAAGTGAAACTAGATGTGCTAAAAGATTAA
- a CDS encoding sugar transferase, which produces MRSKVLKQETYLWQQWVYDVWKRSLELVFSISFLILTLPVLLITALLIKLESRGPVLYKQERVGLDGKPFSIVKFRSMRTDAEKNGPQWAAKNDPRVTRIGRFIRKTRIDEVPQLLNILRGEMSLIGPRPERDVFIERFSEEIPDFRKRLLVKPGLTGWAQVNGGYDITPKEKFELDMYYVQRRSIGLDIVILYRTVWVVLSGTGAR; this is translated from the coding sequence ATGCGTTCCAAGGTATTAAAACAAGAGACATACCTGTGGCAACAGTGGGTATATGATGTGTGGAAACGGAGTTTGGAACTAGTCTTTTCTATTTCCTTCCTTATTCTCACACTTCCTGTTTTGCTTATCACGGCGCTTTTGATTAAGTTGGAATCAAGAGGCCCGGTATTATATAAACAAGAACGAGTAGGTTTAGACGGAAAGCCATTCTCGATTGTGAAGTTTCGGTCGATGCGTACAGATGCGGAGAAAAACGGACCACAATGGGCAGCTAAAAATGATCCTCGAGTTACACGTATAGGTCGTTTTATACGTAAGACTCGTATCGATGAAGTTCCGCAGCTACTCAACATTTTGCGTGGAGAGATGAGCTTGATCGGACCACGTCCAGAGCGGGATGTCTTTATTGAACGATTTTCGGAAGAAATTCCTGATTTTCGTAAACGCTTGTTAGTTAAGCCAGGATTGACCGGGTGGGCACAAGTAAATGGTGGATATGATATTACGCCGAAAGAAAAGTTTGAGTTAGACATGTATTATGTCCAGCGTCGATCGATCGGTCTAGATATAGTGATTTTATATCGTACTGTCTGGGTGGTTTTGTCGGGAACTGGTGCACGATAA
- a CDS encoding glycosyltransferase family 4 protein, with product MRIWVANHYAVPPHIGGITRHYELAQAWVEQDDEVEVTLWLSQFLHSSHQYVTPAQQAQTENLPRLHMRWLWSLPYRGNNLFRMLNMLSFALLFGLVGMWQRRPDVILASSPHLFTALTGWALARLKNCPFVLEVRDLWPDSLIKMRGLKRKTLLVHLLERIEHFLYFQADQIVVLTEHQRQYIAHKGVCIDQIVLIPNGIVQGDLHSVQMHRESYRKRMGAEEAEFIAIYAGAHGPANALHHVVKAGAYIPEGFKIVLIGDGSEKKQLQQLKEEKGLKNVLFLDPVPKKEVYRYLYAADCGIISLANNETFRGARPNKLFDYIYVGHPIVTTVGGEVESILRTYDLGVFAGAEDAEALAETIQQVKKYSPARLQQMKENGKAYINNQGDRRKLAERLLLDLKRLVIRSNKRK from the coding sequence ATGCGCATTTGGGTTGCGAACCATTATGCGGTACCACCACACATCGGAGGAATTACAAGGCATTATGAGTTGGCACAAGCATGGGTGGAACAAGACGATGAGGTGGAGGTAACGCTGTGGCTCTCGCAATTTCTACATAGTAGCCATCAGTATGTAACGCCAGCACAACAAGCGCAAACAGAGAATCTTCCTCGCCTGCATATGCGTTGGTTATGGAGCTTGCCCTATCGGGGAAATAATCTTTTTCGTATGTTAAATATGCTTAGTTTTGCCCTTCTGTTTGGATTAGTAGGAATGTGGCAACGGCGTCCCGATGTAATACTTGCTTCTTCTCCTCATCTATTTACGGCGCTTACAGGTTGGGCGTTGGCACGTTTAAAAAATTGTCCCTTTGTATTAGAGGTGCGGGATTTGTGGCCAGATTCACTTATTAAGATGAGGGGTTTAAAGCGTAAAACCCTGCTTGTCCATCTTTTGGAGAGAATAGAGCACTTCCTATACTTTCAAGCTGACCAGATCGTGGTATTGACGGAGCACCAACGCCAATACATTGCGCATAAAGGTGTGTGTATCGATCAAATCGTCTTAATTCCCAACGGGATTGTTCAGGGGGATCTGCACTCGGTGCAGATGCATAGAGAGTCATATCGCAAGCGTATGGGTGCAGAAGAGGCAGAGTTTATCGCTATTTATGCCGGAGCTCATGGACCTGCCAATGCATTACACCATGTAGTGAAAGCGGGTGCATATATTCCAGAAGGGTTTAAAATTGTTCTCATCGGAGATGGTTCCGAAAAAAAACAATTGCAACAATTAAAGGAGGAGAAAGGATTAAAAAACGTATTGTTTCTCGATCCGGTTCCCAAAAAAGAGGTGTACCGTTATTTATACGCAGCCGACTGTGGAATAATCTCCTTAGCTAATAATGAGACGTTTCGGGGTGCACGTCCCAATAAGTTGTTTGACTATATATATGTAGGTCATCCTATTGTTACGACCGTCGGAGGAGAAGTGGAGAGCATCTTACGCACTTACGATCTTGGTGTATTTGCGGGTGCAGAAGATGCAGAAGCGTTAGCAGAAACGATACAGCAGGTTAAGAAATACTCACCTGCACGGTTACAACAGATGAAAGAGAATGGGAAAGCCTATATTAATAACCAGGGCGATCGTCGTAAGTTAGCTGAGCGTTTGTTACTAGATTTAAAGCGTCTTGTTATACGCTCGAACAAGAGGAAGTAG
- a CDS encoding alkaline phosphatase codes for MDKGRRIFVKSLITGSALVMAETLSGGFFSKVLAQSEKGVKTYGLPLFEAKEEVGIGFPQSIAAGDPTPSGAVLWARVDPSIATGIEEEHFDSKLVQWLDQGSTKPNAQVRQAIEAGKFLMVEISEGNDFTANTMRCFTPLWSMFDNIAKVDVDGHLDANKTYFYRFITHNGYVSKTGKFKTLPTQGAEVSSLKFAYVSCQDYTNGYYHAMQHVASEELDFVIHLGDYIYENVGYQDNNPMDDRRIKLPSGGKAAITIEDYRTLYRTVKADADLQLLHENHAMIATWDDHEFSNNGYGDIAPDESGKPNAKRRIIANQVWFEYMPARVTFQADQDYSSFKIYRSLSVGNLADIVVTDQRLFRSAPPCGDSYLERFLGNCKEKDKENRTMLGKGDGSQRDWFIDKMTSSNNTWKIWANAVQFTPLKILGKELNLDAWDGFNAEREYITSEIKRAGVKNWLTITGDLHTYEVGLIKENYKKDKDKEAVGVEFMVGSISSATIQDTIDNNLAGTFFGVSSKEGRNRKEMKEPVSSPIPKEIMDKILADPEVKRKVEIEKAKREKQGPQKIFGTDFLTTEWLMREVISDKIYDENPWLKFFDSTTHGYCIMEVSKNKTIWSAYHVKNIRKRSGNEKKLLFQCEVPRDQAEIHVLKD; via the coding sequence ATGGATAAAGGAAGAAGGATTTTTGTTAAATCGTTGATTACAGGTTCTGCCCTCGTGATGGCAGAAACATTAAGTGGTGGATTTTTTTCGAAAGTGTTGGCGCAAAGCGAAAAAGGGGTAAAAACATACGGTTTGCCTCTTTTTGAGGCGAAAGAAGAGGTGGGGATCGGATTTCCGCAATCGATTGCTGCGGGAGATCCGACACCGTCAGGAGCTGTCCTGTGGGCACGTGTCGATCCCAGTATTGCAACTGGGATTGAAGAGGAGCATTTTGATTCTAAGCTCGTACAATGGTTAGATCAGGGTTCAACCAAACCTAATGCGCAAGTGCGTCAAGCAATTGAAGCAGGAAAGTTCCTTATGGTGGAAATTTCAGAAGGAAATGATTTTACAGCTAATACAATGCGCTGCTTTACCCCATTGTGGAGTATGTTTGATAATATTGCTAAGGTGGACGTAGACGGTCACCTGGACGCAAACAAAACATATTTTTACCGTTTTATAACTCATAACGGTTATGTAAGTAAAACGGGTAAATTTAAAACCTTACCCACGCAGGGAGCGGAGGTTTCCTCTTTAAAATTTGCGTATGTGAGTTGTCAGGACTACACTAACGGATATTACCATGCAATGCAACATGTAGCGAGTGAAGAGTTGGATTTTGTTATTCATTTAGGTGATTATATTTATGAGAACGTAGGGTATCAAGATAATAATCCGATGGATGATCGTCGCATCAAGTTACCGAGCGGAGGGAAAGCCGCCATTACTATTGAAGATTATCGTACATTGTACCGCACGGTGAAAGCGGATGCCGACTTACAGCTCCTTCATGAAAATCACGCAATGATCGCTACATGGGATGATCATGAGTTTTCTAATAATGGTTACGGTGATATCGCTCCTGATGAGAGTGGAAAACCTAATGCGAAAAGGCGAATAATTGCTAACCAGGTGTGGTTTGAGTATATGCCTGCTCGTGTAACTTTTCAAGCGGATCAAGACTATTCGTCCTTTAAAATATATCGTTCGCTCAGTGTAGGTAATCTGGCAGATATTGTAGTAACAGATCAGCGCCTGTTCCGTAGTGCTCCACCGTGTGGAGATAGCTACTTAGAGCGTTTTTTGGGTAATTGTAAAGAGAAAGATAAAGAAAATCGTACGATGCTCGGTAAGGGTGATGGGAGCCAACGCGATTGGTTTATCGACAAAATGACATCATCAAATAATACTTGGAAAATATGGGCCAATGCTGTGCAATTTACTCCACTTAAAATTTTGGGCAAGGAATTGAATTTGGATGCCTGGGATGGGTTTAATGCAGAACGAGAGTATATTACAAGTGAAATTAAGCGCGCGGGGGTTAAGAACTGGCTCACCATTACAGGTGATTTGCATACGTACGAAGTTGGTTTAATTAAAGAGAATTATAAGAAGGACAAGGATAAAGAAGCGGTAGGAGTGGAGTTTATGGTAGGTTCCATCTCTTCTGCAACGATTCAAGACACGATTGATAATAATTTAGCGGGTACATTTTTTGGTGTTTCATCTAAAGAAGGTAGGAACAGGAAGGAAATGAAAGAGCCTGTCTCCAGTCCCATCCCGAAAGAGATTATGGATAAAATCTTAGCGGATCCAGAAGTGAAGCGGAAGGTTGAAATCGAAAAAGCAAAAAGAGAGAAGCAAGGTCCGCAAAAGATTTTTGGGACAGATTTCCTTACCACGGAATGGCTGATGAGAGAAGTGATCTCTGACAAAATTTATGATGAGAATCCATGGCTCAAGTTTTTCGATAGCACAACGCACGGTTATTGTATTATGGAAGTAAGCAAAAACAAAACGATTTGGTCTGCCTACCATGTGAAAAATATTCGCAAGCGCAGTGGCAATGAGAAAAAGTTATTATTCCAGTGTGAAGTACCGCGTGACCAAGCGGAAATACATGTGCTAAAAGATTGA
- a CDS encoding lipopolysaccharide biosynthesis protein, producing the protein MKTNLKQLFSDSAAFSLALMGNKLVAFLLVPVYTTYLSVQQYGYWDITTSVLLIVTYLSMMGTDVAMAFYYHDAATLNERRRYLSTAIVLGIVLSICYFLIVGIGGRWWLSFLYEGQATYPQILLYAMGVNLTTVVIQHLLAYARYSRRVWVFNSMTMMYVIGSSLASIYFLVVDKRGVEGIFLGQWLWQLVIVVVLLILFRSELTWRLQWRYCKDLLFYGLPLLPTLMSFWVLNSLSRPLLTVMGTVGEAGILGTAVRFASVVALVTGAFQLAWRPFSMSLKDEEHAPRLYSSVARLYLLITTCGILFLSFVIRPIMQALTGDPAFVEGYPIVWMLSLGTVLNTFHAIIGIGLFIRKRTRVLTPIFLCASLLYLGGNLFLIPFWGFWAVGVMTVVTYFLIMVWVYARAQKIYPIDFRIASMLSFLMIYVGLLSFVTWIQVEGWRDAWLYYGFVVLLYISSIFVTRLFRLHSLAQMRKVVQTWMR; encoded by the coding sequence ATGAAAACTAACCTTAAACAGCTATTCTCTGATTCAGCTGCATTTTCACTGGCATTGATGGGAAATAAGTTGGTGGCGTTTTTACTAGTCCCGGTGTATACAACCTATCTTTCTGTACAACAGTACGGATACTGGGATATCACCACTTCAGTGTTACTTATTGTTACCTATCTAAGTATGATGGGTACGGATGTGGCAATGGCCTTTTACTATCATGATGCGGCAACGTTAAATGAGCGGCGACGATACTTGTCGACAGCGATTGTGCTCGGTATCGTCCTCTCTATATGTTACTTCTTGATCGTGGGCATCGGAGGGAGATGGTGGCTTTCCTTTTTGTACGAGGGGCAAGCTACCTATCCTCAAATTCTCCTGTATGCGATGGGCGTAAATTTGACTACGGTCGTTATTCAACATCTGCTCGCCTATGCTCGTTATAGCCGCCGTGTATGGGTATTTAATAGCATGACCATGATGTATGTGATCGGATCTTCACTTGCTAGTATTTATTTTCTGGTTGTGGACAAGCGCGGAGTGGAAGGAATTTTTTTAGGACAATGGTTGTGGCAACTAGTGATTGTTGTCGTACTGCTCATTCTATTTCGCAGTGAACTTACCTGGCGATTACAATGGAGATATTGTAAAGACCTTTTGTTCTATGGCCTGCCATTGTTGCCTACCCTCATGTCTTTCTGGGTCCTCAACTCTCTTTCACGGCCGCTTCTTACAGTGATGGGGACGGTAGGTGAGGCGGGTATATTAGGAACGGCGGTTCGTTTTGCTAGCGTGGTCGCTTTGGTGACGGGTGCGTTTCAACTGGCGTGGCGACCCTTTTCTATGTCGCTTAAAGATGAGGAACATGCTCCTCGTCTGTACAGTTCAGTGGCACGTCTATATTTGCTGATCACTACCTGTGGAATCTTATTCCTCTCTTTCGTGATTCGGCCTATAATGCAGGCACTTACAGGAGACCCTGCTTTTGTCGAAGGGTATCCGATCGTCTGGATGCTCTCATTAGGAACCGTCTTAAATACGTTTCACGCTATTATTGGAATCGGACTCTTTATCCGGAAGAGAACACGAGTGCTCACACCGATATTTTTGTGTGCATCATTATTATACCTGGGAGGGAACTTGTTTCTCATACCTTTCTGGGGATTTTGGGCGGTAGGTGTGATGACGGTTGTCACTTATTTTCTCATCATGGTATGGGTGTATGCCCGTGCGCAAAAGATATATCCGATAGATTTCCGGATAGCGTCGATGCTTTCCTTTTTAATGATATATGTTGGATTACTCTCTTTTGTAACGTGGATTCAGGTTGAAGGGTGGCGTGATGCGTGGCTTTACTATGGTTTTGTGGTACTCCTTTATATCAGTTCGATATTTGTGACAAGGCTTTTTCGCCTCCATTCCCTCGCTCAGATGCGTAAAGTAGTGCAGACGTGGATGAGATAA